The window AAAATAAAAAGTCCCCAGCAAAAAGCCAAGGACGATTTCTCGCGGTGCCACCTTGATTCCGGATTTCTCCGGCTCTCGAGCCGATAACGCCGGCATGCGTCCGAACCGGAAATCCGGTCCAAAAGCTCCAGGGCACGTTCAAGCCGTTCCGTTATCGGGCTTCCATCGTCCCCGACTCGCTAGGAATGAAACACGGCCTTACTACTCCCGTTCAACGCTTTGACACCATTATACCAAGTTTCACGGAGCGCGCAAGGAGAATCTTGATGAAAACGTTTTAGTCCGCGAGGGGCAGGCCGAAGAGACGCGAGGCGTTCGCGAAGGTCGCCTTCTCGACCACGGACGGATCGACACCGCGGATCGAGGCGATCATGGCGGCGACGTAGGGGACGTACTTCGATTCGTTCCGCGTTCCGCGGAAGGGGTCGGGCGCGAGATAGGGCGCGTCCGTCTCGATCAGAAGCCGGTCGAGCGGAACCACCGCGGCGACCTCCTTCGCGATCCGCGCGTTCTTGAAGGTGACCGGACCGGCGAGCGAAATCGACATGTTGAGGCGGAGGAAATCGGTCGTCGACGCCGCCGATCCGCCGTAGCAGTGCATGACCCCAGCCATCTCGGCGGGTTTGACGTTCGCGAGTACCGCCAGGGTCTCGGCGGTCGCCTCGCGCATGTGGACGGCGATCGGCTTGTGGTGCCGCGCCGCCATCCCGATCTGACGGACGAAGACTTCGGTCTGGATCTCAACCTTGGTCCTGTCCCAGTAACGGTCGAATCCGATCTCGCCGACGGCGACGACCTTCGGGTGGTCGAGGAGGCCTTCGATCGCGGTGAAATCGGCCTCGCCGACGAAATGGGCGTTTTCCGGATGGAGGCCGACCGCGGCGTAGACGCCCTCGAAGCGCTCGGCGAGTTCGACCGCGCGCCGGCTCGAGGCGGCGTCGTAGCCGACGCAGACCATGCGTACGACGCCCGCCGCACGGGCGGAAGAGACGACGTTCTCGATGTCGGTGTAGAGCAGGTCGTCGTTCAGATGCACGTGCGAATCGAAGTACATGGCGCCACCTCCTTCGCCTTCCATTATATCACGCGCCCGCGAAGGAAAACAAAAAAGGATGCTTACGCATCCTTCCGTGTATAGAATTCGTTACTTGACGATCGTGACGACCGAGCCGGCGCCGACCGTGTGGCCGCCTTCGCGGATCGAGAACTTCGTTCCCTGCTCGAGGGCGATCGGATGGATCAGTTCGACGTTCATGACGGTGTTGTCGCCCGGCATGACCATTTCGACGCCTTCCTGGAGGTTGATGACGCCGGTGACGTCGGTGGTCCGGAAGTAGAACTGCGGACGGTAGTTCGAGAAGAACGGGGTGTGGCGTCCGCCTTCGGACTGCGACAGGACGTAGACCTGCGCGGTGAAGTTGGTATGCGGGGTCACGGATTTCGGCTTCGCGATGACCTGGCCGCGCTGGACCTGATCGCGGTCGACGCCGCGGAGGAGGAGACCGACGTTGTCGCCGGCCTGCGCGTAGTCGAGCAGCTTGCGGAACATTTCGACGCCGGTGACGACGGAGGCTCTCGTGTCCTTGATGCCGATGATTTCGACGGCATCGCCGACCTTGATCATGCCGCGGTCGACTCTGCCGGTGGCGACGGTGCCGCGGCCGGTGATCGTGAAGACGTCTTCGACGGGCATGAGGAACGGCTTGTCGGTCTCGCGGACGGGCAGCGGGACGTAGGAGTCGACGGCGTTCATGAGCTCCATGATGCAGGGAACCCACTTCGGGTCGCCTTCGAGGGCTCTCAGGGCGGATCCGACGATGATCGGGGTCTCGTCGCCCGGGAACTTGTACTCGTTCAGGAGGTCGCGGACTTCCATTTCGACGAGTTCGATGAGTTCGGCGTCATCGACCATGTCGGCCTTGTTCAGGAAGACGACGAGCTTCGGAACGCCGACCTGACGGGCGAGCAGGATGTGCTCGCGGGTCTGCGGCATGCAGCCGTCGGCGGCGGAGACGACGAGGATCGCTCCATCCATCTGGGCGGCGCCCGTGATCATGTTCTTGACGTAGTCGGCGTGGCCGGGGCAGTCGACGTGCGCATAGTGGCGCGTCGCGGTCGAATATTCGATGTGGGCGGTGTTGATCGTGATGCCTCTGGCCTTCTCTTCCGGAGCGGAGTCGATCGAGTCGTACGAATGGAACTCGGACAGACCCTTCTCGGCGAGCACCTTGGTGATGGCGGCGGTCAGGGTGGTTTTGCCGTGGTCGACGTGGCCGATGGTGCCAATGTTGACGTGCGGTTTGCTGCGGTCAAATTTAGCTTTTGCCATTTTTGATATTCTCCTTTACAGATTTTTTATGTTTTCTTGGGGTTTTCAGTCGATATTATTGTATAACAATGCAATCGATAAAGCAAGTCTTAACTGCCAAGCGGCGGCTCAGCCGTTGCGCTTCTTGACGATTTCCTCGAAGATCGACTTCGGGCATTCCTCGTAGTGCGAGAACTGCATCACGAACGTGGCGCGGCCCTGGGAGTTCGACCGCATCGAAGTCGCGTAGCCGAACATGTTGGCGAGCGGAACCTTCGCGGTGATCTTCTGGGCGCCGGCGCGGGCCTCCTGGCCTTCGATCCGGCCGCGGCGGCTGACGAGATCGCCGATGACGTTGCCGAGGTATTCCTCGGGGCTGACGACGTCGACGGTCATGATCGGCTCGAGCAGGGTCGGACGGCACTTCTCCTTCGCGGCCTTGAGGGCCATCGAAGCGGCGATCTTGAACGCCATTTCGGAGGAGTCGACGTCATGGTAGGACCCGTCGAAGAGGGTCGCCTTGATGTCGAGCATCGGGTAGCCGGCGATGATGCCGGAGGCGAGCGCCTCCTGCAGACCCTTGTCGACGGCCGGGATGTACTCGCGGGGGACGACGCCGCCGACGACCTTGTCGACGAACTCGTAACCCTTGCCGGGGTTCGGTTCGAACCGGATCCAGCAGTGGCCGTACTGGCCGCGACCGCCGGACTGGCGGATGAAGCGGCCTTCGCACTCGGCTTCCTGCTTGATCGTCTCGCGGTACGAGACCTGCGGCTGGCCGACGGTCGCCTCGACCTTGAATTCGCGGCGCATGCGGTCGACGATGATC is drawn from Candidatus Izemoplasmatales bacterium and contains these coding sequences:
- a CDS encoding TatD family hydrolase, with translation MYFDSHVHLNDDLLYTDIENVVSSARAAGVVRMVCVGYDAASSRRAVELAERFEGVYAAVGLHPENAHFVGEADFTAIEGLLDHPKVVAVGEIGFDRYWDRTKVEIQTEVFVRQIGMAARHHKPIAVHMREATAETLAVLANVKPAEMAGVMHCYGGSAASTTDFLRLNMSISLAGPVTFKNARIAKEVAAVVPLDRLLIETDAPYLAPDPFRGTRNESKYVPYVAAMIASIRGVDPSVVEKATFANASRLFGLPLAD
- the tuf gene encoding elongation factor Tu; translated protein: MAKAKFDRSKPHVNIGTIGHVDHGKTTLTAAITKVLAEKGLSEFHSYDSIDSAPEEKARGITINTAHIEYSTATRHYAHVDCPGHADYVKNMITGAAQMDGAILVVSAADGCMPQTREHILLARQVGVPKLVVFLNKADMVDDAELIELVEMEVRDLLNEYKFPGDETPIIVGSALRALEGDPKWVPCIMELMNAVDSYVPLPVRETDKPFLMPVEDVFTITGRGTVATGRVDRGMIKVGDAVEIIGIKDTRASVVTGVEMFRKLLDYAQAGDNVGLLLRGVDRDQVQRGQVIAKPKSVTPHTNFTAQVYVLSQSEGGRHTPFFSNYRPQFYFRTTDVTGVINLQEGVEMVMPGDNTVMNVELIHPIALEQGTKFSIREGGHTVGAGSVVTIVK